From the Maridesulfovibrio zosterae DSM 11974 genome, the window TTAAGCCTCAGCTTCTTTACCACCTATTTTCTCCATCTTAATGAAGAACATCAACAAAGCAGGAATCATGAACACAGTAAAGACTGTGGACAAAGCCAGACCACCAAGCACAACAGCTCCAAGACCGCGATAAAGCTCTGACCCCGGACCGGGAGCAATTGCCAAAGGTAACATCCCGAAAACAGATGTTGTTGCAGACATATAGATCGGGCGGAGCCTTGAACGGGTCGCTTCAAGCACGGCCTCTTTGTGATCCATCCCCCCCTCTCTCACATTGTTAAGAGATTGGTGAACGATAAGGATCGCATTGTTAACAACAACACCGATTAGAATAACGAAACCAAGCATAGTCAAAACATCCAGCGGTTGCGGAGCAATGAATAGGTTTTCCAGTTTCAGGCCAAGAAAACCTCCAGCCCCTGCAAGCGGAACGGTCAGCAGAATAATTATCGGATAAATGAAGTTTCCAAATAAAGCAGCCATGAGTAGATAAGTAATTACAACAGCCAGCAGAAAGTTCCACTGCATGGCGTGACGGGTTTGAGTAAGCTTATCAGCTGCTCCAGACATACGCACAGTAACACCATCCATCAGTCCCATTTCTTTAACTTTTGGAATCAGCTTAGTCTGTACGATATCCATTGCCTCTTCAAGGGGCATGGATTTAGGAGGTGTAATCTGCAGCGTAACAGTTCTCCGTCGCTCAAGATGACGGATCTGGGTAATACCGTAGGTCCTTTCAAGATTTGAAAGAGATGAAACAGGAACAGCCCATCCTTGCGGAGTGGCAACGAGTGAATTGTACAAATCTTCAGGAGTACTCACTCTTTGCTCAGATGCCATTAGCTTCAGATCAATTTTCTTCTTACCATCTTCTTTAAAATCACCGATTTTACGCCCGTCCATAAGAACATCAAGAGCTTCACCTATTTCCTGACTGGACATGCCTGCTGCCCGCAATCTATCACGGTCAGGCACAATACGTACTTCAGGATACAGCATTTCCAGTGAAGGGATAGGACGAACCTGCCCACCCGGTATAGCCTGCCGCGCCATGCCGAACATTGTTCCGGCAGCGGCCATTAATTTATCAAGATCAGATCCACTGAAATCAACCGCAACCATACGCCCCTTACCTATACCTGCTTCAAAAATTGAAGCCTGAATACTTACTCCGAACATACCGGGGATAGAATTCATTATACGGTTAAATAAAGGAATAAGCTTAGCCGGACGATCTTCATCCGCGGACATTGCACCAAACAAGTTGATATCTGGAGCCGATACATAGAAAAGCTGATCCACTTTCGGAAAGCCGTCTTTTTCTTCTTTCATATGGGGTTCTATCTGTGCGGAGATATATTCTCCGATAGAATCACGTTCTTCATACGACAGGCCCGGCGGCGGAATAAGAATAGACAGAATCAGGTTCCGGTTCCCCTGTGGCAGATATTCCATTTTCGGGAAAAAAGAAAATACAAGCAAAGCAGAAGATGCAACCAGAATAAATACCGTTGTAAGACGAGTTGCCCAGTTGCGAATGGCAAGTTCGAGTAATCCCATAATCCAGTCAGACGCAACGCTTCCCATTTTATTTAGCACATTAAGCTTAGCTTTCTTCTTACCTTTGGAGAAAGAATAAAACTGCTTAGCCAGCATAGGAATAACCGAGACAGAAACAAACATGGACAGGGAGATTGCACACGTAACCGCAATAGCGATATCTTTGAATAACTGCCCTGCTTCCTCCTCGATAAAAACAACAGGTAAAAATACTGCTACTGTTGTCAAAGTCGAAGCAAGAACAGCTCCCCAAACTTCACTGGTTCCGTCATATGCGGCTCTATACGGGCCTTTCCCCATCGCTCGGTGACGATCGATATTTTCCAGTACAACAATAGCGTTGTCCACCAGCATACCCACGGCAAAGGAAATACCCGACATACTGACAATATTCAGACTTCTCCCCAGTCCGCCGAAAACAATAAACGATCCGATTACAGAAATAGGAATGGCAATAGCAACAATAACCGTGGCGGAAAAAGACTGCAGAAATATCAGCAATACAATTACAGCTAGAACACCACCGATTATAATATTCTGCTTAACAAGATCAATTGCGCCGTTGATATACGGAGCCTGATCGTACACCCAGTCAAGATGAGTTCCTTCTTTAGCTAAAATTCCGGAATTCAGCTCCTCAACAACTTTGCGGACATCACTTGTTACGTCCAGAACGTTAGCGCCTGGTTCAGGCTTAACCCCGACAACGATACCGGGATTACCATTATGTAGCATAGCCACAGTAGCCTTCTCAAAACCCGAAACAACTTTTCCGACATCGGCAATAGTCACACGCTGCTGACCTGATGACGTAATTACAACATTTTCAATGTCTTCAGGAGTCTTATACTCAGAAGTGGTACGGATACGATAATCGCGCCTTCCAACACCAAGATTTCCGGCGGAAACGTTGGCATTTTCACTTTTCAAAACCTCCGCAACTTTAGCAATAGTCAGATTGTAAGCTGCCAGTTTCTCAGGGGCAATTATGACATGCATCTCTTTTTCAGTACCGCCGCCGACAAAAAGATCTGCGACACCGTCAACACGCTCAAGATACTGGCGTACATCATTCTCAAAAAAAGTCGCATATTCATCTATGCTATGTTTGTTCTCCGGCAGGGTCCTCAAGATCATCCAGATGACAGGTGAAGTCGCGGCTCCAGTTGCTGAAATAACAGGACGATCAGAGTCCGACGGATATTTTTTAACTTCGTTTAATTTATTGGAGACTCTGAGCAGAGCATTATCGATATCAGTCCCGATTTTAAAACGCAGTGAAATACGTCCGAAACTGTCAAAACACTCAGATTCCATTTCCATCAATCCAGTAACACCTTTGAGAACCTTTTCTTGTTCCTCAATGATATCACGCTCGATTTCATATGGAGTTGCACCAGTCCACGAAGTTTCAACTGTAATCTCAGGCTCGGTTACAGAAGGTGACAACTGATAAGGCAGCCCGAAAAGCGCAAGCCCGCCAAAAAGAACCAGTAGAATGACACCTACCAGAATTGATACAGGCTTTTCGATTGAAAATTTTACAAAATCCATAAGTTACTCCGAACAGCTGGTTATTTGTTATCAATGACCACGGACTGTCCGGGGCGAAGTCTTTCGTTTCCTTTAACCACAATGTCCATATCAGCTTTAAGACCTTTTCCACGAACTCCGGCATTCATCCCTTTATAACCGACAACCTGTACCGGAATAGGGCTTGCTTTACCATCTACAACAGCAATAACCATTGTTGTTCCGCGGAGAGTAATTACAGCGTCACGTGGCACAACAACGGTATTGCTTGCAATGCCGGATGGCAGAGAAACTCTGGCTTCCATTCCTTGAGCAAATCCCTTCTTACCCTCAATTCTTATTTTAATAGGGAAGGTACGACTGGCTACATCACCACGAGGAATCACTGCAAAGACTTCACCCTTGTAATCTTTACCACCGATATTAATCCCGACTTCAAGTCCAGGCTTAACCACCTGTGCAACATCCTGTGGAACGTTAACCACAACATCATATTGGGTGTTCATACCGAGTTTGACAATTTCTGAGCCTGTGGATAACCATTCACCAAGATACACCGAACGATTGATGACCACACCGTCAAAAGGAGCACGGATTGTCTTTTTTGAATGCTGAATCTGCAGGCGATGCAACTTTGCCATGGATGAGGCAAGCTCACTTTCCATAGCAAGAGCTTTAAAGCGTTTATTATCGTATTCACCTTCATGAACCGAGCCGCTTTGAAATAATTTTGTAATCCTGCTGCTGTCACGCTTAGCAAGATCGTAATTAGCCTTAACTTCTGCGTATGCGGCCTTTGCAGCGATGATCTCAGTATTAAGCAGGTCAGAACCGAGGGTAATCAGCACATCTCCTTTCTTAACAATATCTCCTTCCTCAACATTCACTTTCACTATCTTTCCGCTGACTTCAGAGGCAACGTCTGAAACTTCGGAAAAGTAAACAGAGCCGATGTAAGCAGACTCAGGAGCTACCTGCCCTGAAAAGGATTTAGCCGCAACAACATGAGCTGGTGGCATTTGAGGCGCTTGCTTTTTATCAGAAGCAATTGCAGGAATTGCTGAAAGTAAAAAAACAATAAAAAATATTAAGTTACGCATACATCGACTCCGATTTAAATTATTTTATCTTTTGGCGAGGCCAACTTTACTTGAGATACTGATTTAGTCAACAATCTTAGAGCAGACTTAACATAGGTAAACGCTCACTTAATCAGCAAAAAGTATGAACTGGGAATGTAAAATAGTGAAAGATTTCAAGAAGATTTAGAGGAATATATGGCATTAGTTTGTTACACGGGCACATATTTTATAATATAAATACCACTCAAAAATAGGATAGTATTAAAAATATATCCGTTAAGTCTCAAGATTAACTAAACAACTTAATATTTCTTTCAAATATAAAATTGTAACATGAAATATTTCATTATTATTCTTACTATTCTTATATTCTGTTCAACCACTCTATCAACGGAAGCTGTTACAATTAGAAATAATTGTCAGTATCCCATAGCTGGGTCTATCTCCATGGCCGACAGCAATGTAAACCTTGTCCAATTTCGCATAATCCCTGGAGAAAAAGTTCACTTACTTAAAACCTTTGATAAGAATAAGTTACTTCTGCGGATGACTCCTGACACTTATGATCTCACAAAAATTGCCATATATGAAACGGAGATTGATGATCCAAACTGTTTTATAGAACTGCGAAACGGAAAAAATGGTATTAAAGTTAAAATTGAATAATTTTTTACAGATAAAGAGCAAAAAAAGCCCTCCCTGCGTAATCTCACAGGAAGGGCTTTAACTTTCAGCCTAAGTTGCTTAAGTAACTACAGTACTTTCAAAATACCAAATTACAAATTAGTGAGAATTATTTCGCCGAACTCTTTACAGCCAACAGTCTCGGCACCGGCAATCTGACTTGCCAGATCAACGGTAACTTTTTTAGCTGCAAGAGCTTTTTCAACAGATTTTTTAATAAGAGCAGCGGCATCACCCCAACCATTATTTTCAAGCATCATGGCTCCTGAAAGAATTACACTTCCGGGGTTGGCCATATCTTTACCTGCAATGGTAGGAGCTGTTCCGTGAGTTGCTTCATAAATAGCAAGCTTATCACCCATATTAACACCGGGAGCAAGTCCTAAACCGCCGACTTGCGCAGCCAGAGCATCAGAAATGTAATCACCATTAAGGTTAGTAGTAGCTACAACGCTATACTTTTCTGGACGCATAAGAAGTTCCTGAAACATAGCATCGGCAATGCGGTCATTAATTATAACCTTGCCATCAGCTTCTTCACCTTCTTTTACAACTTTTCCAGCATATTCTTCTTCAGCAACATCATATCCCCACTGGCGAAAACCGCCTTCAGTATATTTCATGATATTACCTTTATGAACCAGAGTTACGGATTCACGGTTCTGATCAAGAGCATAATCAAGAGCACGACGAACAAGACGCTTGGACCCTGCAGGGGTAATCGGTTTAATTCCGATACCGGCGGTAGGATCAATTTTAGCTCCCATCTCGCCAACGAGAAAATCAATCACACGTTTGGATTCTGCAGATTCAGAACTCCACTCGATTCCGGCGTAAACGTCCTCAGTATTTTCGCGAAAAACGACTACATCTACAAGATCAGGGCGTTTCACAGGAGATTCAATACCTTCAAAATAGCGGATAGGACGGATACAGGCATAAAGGTCAAAAGTCTGACGAAGTGTAACATTAAGAGAGCGGAAACCTTTTCCTACTGGAGTCTGGAGAGGACCTTTGATTGCAAGCTCAGCTGCAGCAAGAGCATCCAGAGTTTCCTGAGGAAGATAGCTTCCGGTTTCCTTAAATGCTTTCTCACCTGCCAGCAGTTCTTTCCATTCAATTTTCTTTTCGCCGTAAGCTTTTTCTATAGCAGCATCAAGCACAGGACGTGCTGCGCCCCAAACTTCAGGACCAATACCGTCACCTTCAATGAAATATACAGTTTTTGCAGACAAAATGATCTCCTTTGGTGATGAGCACAGTTCCGGTTCCAAAAGACTGTGCAGGTGGATAAGCTTGTGACACGGTTTGGCGGCGGTTCTTTTATTAGAAATAAAAAACGGAACCGGAAAACTTTGCTCAGCAAAATCTACATTTAAAAGTAAATGCTGAATAAATTCACACCGTAAGCCATGTCTGACCTGATTAGGTGTGAATCATCTGACGGACCACACCGGAACATGGAAGCAACACAATGAATTCCGCTTGAAAAATAATATTTATCGGGAGATCCCGGCAAGAAAATCAAGGCAGTTTCAAGAAAGTTGCAAGGCCTCTGCACAACCGTGCAAAGATGCTGTTCATTGAATTGAGTATATGGGTAAAATTATATTTGAGTATCAAAAAATATGAACAGCAATTCAGTATCCGCATTTGCAGATTCAGGCGGTAGATATAGGCCATTCCTGCAAAAAAGTAAAGATTGGCCGAATCAACAACCAACAAATGCATCTTATTCTCAGAAAAGTAAAAACAGAAAATTTAACATCAAAAAAAGAATATTATAGAGCACACTATTCACAATAAGTATAAATTAAAAGGGAGGGCCGAAAATTCGGTCCTCCCTTTTTTGAGTTGTCATAAACTCACCTGTGCTAGCCACCGATGAGCTGCATTGCCATCCTGGGCATTCCGTTTGCCTGAGATAGCATAGCGACTGCGGACTGTGTGAGGATCTGATTTCTTGTGAACTCAGTCATCTCAGTCGCAACGTCTACGTCGGAAATGCGTGATTCCGAAGCCTGAACGTTTTCAGCCTGAATTGAGAGGTTGGTAATAGTATTCTCCAATCTGTTCTGAAGTGCACCAAGATTAGCACGGATCTTATCCTTGGAAGTGATCGCGTTGGTCAGCTTGTCCAGAGATTCCTGTGCCATTTGCTGAGTAGAAATGGAGTTACCGGCGGCAAGACCTACACCAAGAGCAGAAGCTGTCGATGTATTAATTGCGATATAATAATAGTCTTCTGCCGAATCGTTACCGGTACCGAAGTGAATCTTTACCGGACCAGTTGAAGTCAGTCCTCCACCATCGTGAGAAGATACAGAACCTGACATATTACCGTTAAGCAGATGAATACCGTTAAAGTCTGTTGCATTGGCGATACGGGTAATTTCTGAAGCCATTGCCTGATATTCAGAGTCGATAATAAGGCGCTGACTTGAGTTGTAGGTACCAGTTGAAGCCTGAGTTGCAAGCTCTTTCATACGGATTAACTTTTCATCAATAACTCCAAGTGCTCCATCAGCAGTCTGGATCATTGAGATGGCGTCATTAGCGTTACGAATACCCTGATTAAGGGATTTGACATCCGCACGCATAAGTTCGCGAATTGCTAGCCCTGCGGCATCATCTGCTGCAGTTCCTACACGAAGACCTGAGGAGAGACGACGGGTCGACACACCAAGGTTACCGTATGATTCCTGCAGGTTACGAGACGCGTTAGCTGCCATCATGTTGTGATTAATTACGAGCGACATAATAATTCCTCCTTGAATTATCTGAAAAATTCGCCTGAGTGGGTCCTTCCACTCTGACCATTAATTTTTTACTGGTTAACTAGAGTATAAAAATTGCTTTTGGCCTACTTCATAAAATACCCTCCGGAACAATTAGACTAAAGGCGTTAAGCCAATGAATCCGGAAAATCGCCGTCATATCATTTTAAGAGCAGTTAAAGACACTACCTGCATATGGACTCACGCAGGTCCGCTTAATCTTCTCGATACGCAGGACTCTAGTGCGAGTCCGCGACTCTGTTACAGGCATGGTCTCCAAGCAGTAGCGATTCTCACATGTCCCATTTGGGAAATATTCTTATACGGAAAACTAATCCGCACATTACCAACCTCCGAGAATCGCACCTAAACCAAATGCCTTTTAGTGCTCTGAAAAGAAATCAGGTTAAACTATCCAGACTCACACCTCCTGTTGATTATAAAAAACTCTGCCAAAAGCTTTGCAACGGGTGTGCCTATTTTTTAGTTAGCGTTTATTTATTTATGAAGAGAATTGATAACTATATGTATAGACAGTGTTTTTAAAACTAAAGACTACTTTATTTTAATTAATAGAAGTTTTGTGACATCAAAAAGCAGGCAACTTCTGCCCATGTGAGAGGAAAAAGATTCCTGTAGATCATCCACAAAATGTCTGTGCTAAAAATATAGACCGGAGGAGAGAAAAAAATTTAGTTAAAAATA encodes:
- the icd gene encoding NADP-dependent isocitrate dehydrogenase; the protein is MSAKTVYFIEGDGIGPEVWGAARPVLDAAIEKAYGEKKIEWKELLAGEKAFKETGSYLPQETLDALAAAELAIKGPLQTPVGKGFRSLNVTLRQTFDLYACIRPIRYFEGIESPVKRPDLVDVVVFRENTEDVYAGIEWSSESAESKRVIDFLVGEMGAKIDPTAGIGIKPITPAGSKRLVRRALDYALDQNRESVTLVHKGNIMKYTEGGFRQWGYDVAEEEYAGKVVKEGEEADGKVIINDRIADAMFQELLMRPEKYSVVATTNLNGDYISDALAAQVGGLGLAPGVNMGDKLAIYEATHGTAPTIAGKDMANPGSVILSGAMMLENNGWGDAAALIKKSVEKALAAKKVTVDLASQIAGAETVGCKEFGEIILTNL
- a CDS encoding flagellin, translated to MSLVINHNMMAANASRNLQESYGNLGVSTRRLSSGLRVGTAADDAAGLAIRELMRADVKSLNQGIRNANDAISMIQTADGALGVIDEKLIRMKELATQASTGTYNSSQRLIIDSEYQAMASEITRIANATDFNGIHLLNGNMSGSVSSHDGGGLTSTGPVKIHFGTGNDSAEDYYYIAINTSTASALGVGLAAGNSISTQQMAQESLDKLTNAITSKDKIRANLGALQNRLENTITNLSIQAENVQASESRISDVDVATEMTEFTRNQILTQSAVAMLSQANGMPRMAMQLIGG
- a CDS encoding efflux RND transporter periplasmic adaptor subunit yields the protein MRNLIFFIVFLLSAIPAIASDKKQAPQMPPAHVVAAKSFSGQVAPESAYIGSVYFSEVSDVASEVSGKIVKVNVEEGDIVKKGDVLITLGSDLLNTEIIAAKAAYAEVKANYDLAKRDSSRITKLFQSGSVHEGEYDNKRFKALAMESELASSMAKLHRLQIQHSKKTIRAPFDGVVINRSVYLGEWLSTGSEIVKLGMNTQYDVVVNVPQDVAQVVKPGLEVGINIGGKDYKGEVFAVIPRGDVASRTFPIKIRIEGKKGFAQGMEARVSLPSGIASNTVVVPRDAVITLRGTTMVIAVVDGKASPIPVQVVGYKGMNAGVRGKGLKADMDIVVKGNERLRPGQSVVIDNK
- a CDS encoding efflux RND transporter permease subunit, whose translation is MDFVKFSIEKPVSILVGVILLVLFGGLALFGLPYQLSPSVTEPEITVETSWTGATPYEIERDIIEEQEKVLKGVTGLMEMESECFDSFGRISLRFKIGTDIDNALLRVSNKLNEVKKYPSDSDRPVISATGAATSPVIWMILRTLPENKHSIDEYATFFENDVRQYLERVDGVADLFVGGGTEKEMHVIIAPEKLAAYNLTIAKVAEVLKSENANVSAGNLGVGRRDYRIRTTSEYKTPEDIENVVITSSGQQRVTIADVGKVVSGFEKATVAMLHNGNPGIVVGVKPEPGANVLDVTSDVRKVVEELNSGILAKEGTHLDWVYDQAPYINGAIDLVKQNIIIGGVLAVIVLLIFLQSFSATVIVAIAIPISVIGSFIVFGGLGRSLNIVSMSGISFAVGMLVDNAIVVLENIDRHRAMGKGPYRAAYDGTSEVWGAVLASTLTTVAVFLPVVFIEEEAGQLFKDIAIAVTCAISLSMFVSVSVIPMLAKQFYSFSKGKKKAKLNVLNKMGSVASDWIMGLLELAIRNWATRLTTVFILVASSALLVFSFFPKMEYLPQGNRNLILSILIPPPGLSYEERDSIGEYISAQIEPHMKEEKDGFPKVDQLFYVSAPDINLFGAMSADEDRPAKLIPLFNRIMNSIPGMFGVSIQASIFEAGIGKGRMVAVDFSGSDLDKLMAAAGTMFGMARQAIPGGQVRPIPSLEMLYPEVRIVPDRDRLRAAGMSSQEIGEALDVLMDGRKIGDFKEDGKKKIDLKLMASEQRVSTPEDLYNSLVATPQGWAVPVSSLSNLERTYGITQIRHLERRRTVTLQITPPKSMPLEEAMDIVQTKLIPKVKEMGLMDGVTVRMSGAADKLTQTRHAMQWNFLLAVVITYLLMAALFGNFIYPIIILLTVPLAGAGGFLGLKLENLFIAPQPLDVLTMLGFVILIGVVVNNAILIVHQSLNNVREGGMDHKEAVLEATRSRLRPIYMSATTSVFGMLPLAIAPGPGSELYRGLGAVVLGGLALSTVFTVFMIPALLMFFIKMEKIGGKEAEA